Proteins from a genomic interval of Diceros bicornis minor isolate mBicDic1 chromosome 34, mDicBic1.mat.cur, whole genome shotgun sequence:
- the LOC131397298 gene encoding vomeronasal type-1 receptor 4-like: MIHVAHSSSSSAGSSSSEDKYQSLRTDRMATRNLAIGMILLLQTTFGILGNFSLLYHNLFLHFTGCRLRSTDLIIKSLIVANLLVLFYSGIVYTMSLFGWYHIGNDFACRFFLFVRAVGRGVSIGNTCLLSVVQAVMISPMNSRWAELKVKALKCVVPSIFLCWILQMLVNVIYPMFMSSNGSHKNITNRKSFGRCSAVRHDKTRDSLNAALLSLPDVFCLGLMLLASGRIVFILRRHRQRLQHILSTNVSSRSSPESRATKTILLLVSTFVFFNTLSSILQAVVALFNKPTWLVLNVNSVIVLSFPSLSPFLLMGHDSSASGLCFAWIKNTKSPNLMRNM; this comes from the coding sequence ATGATACATGTGGCccactcctcctcttcctctgcaggATCCTCTAGTTCAGAAGACAAATATCAGTCATTGAGAACCGACAGGATGGCCACCAGGAATTTGGCAATAGGAATGATCCTCTTATTACAGACTACCTTTGGAATCCTGgggaatttctctcttctttatcaTAATCTCTTCCTTCATTTCACTGGGTGTAGGCTAAGGTCCACAGACTTGATTATCAAGAGCCTGATTGTAGCCAACTTACTGGTCCTATTCTATAGTGGAATCGTCTATACAATGTCACTTTTTGGGTGGTATCATATTGGTAATGATTTTGCATGcagatttttcctctttgttcgtGCAGTGGGCAGGGGTGTGTCCATTGGTAACACCTGTCTCTTGAGTGTAGTCCAGGCTGTGATGATAAGCCCCATGAACTCCAGGTGGGCAGAGCTTAAAGTGAAAGCTCTCAAGTGTGTTGTCCCTTCAATTTTCCTGTGCTGGATCCTGCAAATGCTGGTGAATGTCATTTATCCTATGTTTATGAGTAGCAATGGGAGCCACAAAAACATCACAAACAGAAAAAGTTTTGGACGCTGTTCTGCCGTTCGTCATGACAAAACCAGAGACTCATTAAATGCAGCATTGCTGTCATTGCCTGATGTTTTCTGTTTGGGGCTCATGCTCTTGGCCAGTGGCCGCATAGTTTTCATCCTGCGCAGGCACAGGCAGAGGCTCCAACATATTCTTAGTACCAACGTCTCCTCCAGATCCTCCCCTGAGTCCAGGGCTACCAAAACCATCCTTCTCCTGGTGAGCACCTTTGTCTTTTTTAACACCCTTTCCTCCATTCTTCAGGCAGTTGTGGCTCTTTTTAATAAACCCACCTGGTTAGTCTTGAATGTCAATTCAGTAATCGTTCTGTCTTTCCCAAGTCTCAGTCCCTTTCTGCTCATGGGCCATGACTCTAGTGCATCCGGGCTGTGCTTTGCCtggataaaaaatacaaaatccccTAATCTAATgagaaatatgtaa